CAGGAAGAAAAGGCCCTAAAGGACAGAAAGGGGAGCAGGGGCCTCCAGGGCTGGACCAGCCGTGCCCCGTGGTATGTCAGGCAACAGCGTCTGTAGAGCTCCTGGAGCTGAAGAGTATTAAAGAGTATGCATGACAGTGTGTTACCCACAAAGGATGCGGATAGTTACAACCTAAGAGTCTCCTTTTGTCCAGCCTTTCTTGCCTTATCAATGACATGGTGTTTGCTGGTAAAGTGCTGGTTGTAGATTGTTAGTGCTGCCACTGCAAGGCAGGTATAACACGAATGGATCTCACTGACAGGGCTAGAGGGGCTAGAGAACACAATGGGAAGGCAGATCTCAGTGCAGATGCCCCCTGCCCCTTGATATAGTATTTCTGCTCGGGGTGTGCTGTGTTGATTTTTGATTCTGCCATTTCCAGTTGTCTGGTGTGTCCTCTTTTACATTAACACGGGGTCAGCTTCCTACAGAAAGACATTTAGACCGAGCTCTAAGTGAAAAAGGTGACAAAGACGCCATACACCATGCTGAACTATgcaaaagttttgttttgtttttttaattgagtTTTATTCCAAATGTAATAATCCAGGTTGAATCCAAGCCTTGTTCTGTGAGGCAAACAGTCCCATGTAAAACCCAGTGGTGTatccatttttggtttttctCTTGTGTAATTTGACTGAATTCACTGGAGACATGTAAAATAAGCAGTGTATCGTGTGAGAGCATGACGTGATATGGTCTGGCCCCGGAGTCATTAAAAACCAAAAGGGTTCTGTTTCATTTGGTGTTTCCTATCAACAAATCACTGGTGGCATGAGTGGTTATAAATCGTATTTAGCTCAGTGGTACTAACGTCTTCATTCGTAATTCCTTCACCCTTTTCTATTCCTAGGACCGAGATGGACTGCCAGTGCCAGGATGCTGGCACAAGGTTTGTACCCTTAAAGTTTTTGAAGTATGATTCTTGGTGTGTCACcctttttggtttgttgttgaAAATCCTGTAtgaaattttttaaagaaaacaacactTTTTTTGCTCTCTTGCAGTGATGACCAACCTGAACCATGGAATCTGTACATATTGATATATATTTTCTAAcccttgctttgtttttcctgcatcttagattttgtttttttgttgttgctgtgtttcTTAATATACTGGGTTTTGATACAGAAAGTTACACTGTGAGCCCCTTGCAAAAACATCTGTCCATATTACTCTTTATTATATAGAAGGGCTCTGAATAATAAGGATCCAAGACAAAGCAGTTAAacgaactgaactgaaaattaACCTTTGAGGGCACATGGACTCAGTGCATGTGGAATGCACAGAGAAAACTGCCGCTGAGCTGAAGGAAAGCGCATCCACCCATAACCAGCATAACACCAGTACACCTATCAGACTGCAAAGCAGGTTAACGCTTTGAAGGGAAAAGCACCACAGAGAAGGCACAATGTCTCATCCCAGGAGAGATGGACTTtttggagtgagagagtgctGCAATAGAGCGGTTCTGTGCTACAGAGAGCACCACTATAGACTCTTTAAACTGAACTTCGCATGGGATTTTCAGAGTTCTCAGGAAGTAGTGCTTATGTCAGAAGAAAACAATGATCTGCATAGGATTTTGAATGAAGTAAAAAGTTAAAAGTATGGTGAATAATGAAAAAAGTACTTGTCTGTTATAATAATGGAGTTCAatcaaatttaaacatttaatttagtgAAGCTTTGTAAGAACTGCTTGATGTATTTTAATACTCTTACTGATTATCTGTAAATAATATGTATAGTCATTGTCAGTTTTGGAGCTTATAGCGTTGTGTGTTTGGCTAGGGTTGTTCTACTGATGTTTTGTctgttacagtcaacatggtCCACATGTACATTTCTGCTTATGtagctaagtagctagctagctaggttggATAAGCAGATTCAACATGGACTGCATTTGTGTTATGCCATGTACATTTACCGTTAAAAGGATTAGTGTTAACCGAAGTATTTTGTATAATTTCTATTATTTTTTTTGATGTGTATAATTATAAATTGTGTATAATTGTTGtgtatgttctttttttcttttaagagaACCGGTAACAGGTTTCCGTAGTGTAGTGGTTATCACGTTCGCCTCACACGCGAAAGGTCCCCGGTTCGAAACCGGGCGGAAACATGGTTTGCATTTTACAGTGTTCTTATATTGGTGTCTGAACTTTAACATGGATTATATCATTATCTGAAATACCTTAAACACAGCGCTCTAtggtaaataaaaatacttccaCCATTTATTCTTAATATCCGCACATTAGGACAATTATTCGCACGAATACCCATCTTCAAACTGGAAATGCAAATCCAAACTTCTTCGTTTCCGTATCACCTCGCATAGGAGCCACCCATGTGCTCATGGGTTTTCGTAGTGTAGTGGTTATCACGTTCGCCTCACACGCGAAAGGTCCCCGGTTCGAAACCGGGCGGAAACAAGGTTTTAAACGTTTTAGCCTTTCTCCCCATAATTTAGTTAGTTGATTTGAAACGAACGTCAGTTTTATAGCACTTGAGCCTATATAGCACTACAAGTGGGTTAGCGATCTCCTCTGGTTACGtatcgctagctagctaaattacaCTGTACAACGCAATGATTTTTTACAAACTACAGATGACAACCATCTAACCTATTttcccaaaaaataaataagtccgtttaaaacaaaaaaacaaaaaaaaaacaattagacTTTTAACGTTAACTTTGACTTACAAGTAGCTAACCTACAACTCCCAGAATGCAATTGAATGGACTCGTGTGCTAAGAGTTGCTTCCGGCTTTTTATCGGTCCTTTTCCTGTGCTTAAAAAATTGAGGAGTTAGGGTGGTTTGGCCCTCTGACTCAATCTAAAGCCATCTACCCTGAAAGGCACGGTGCAAACTTGCAAAAATGACCGAGCAGATGACCTTAAGGGGGACCCTTAAGGGTCACAGTGGTTGGGTGACCCAAATTGCTACAACCCCTCAGTTTCCGGACATGATTCTCTCCGCGTCCAGAGGTAATCGGCTCTTCCATTGCACTGTATCAGTATGCCGGTGGATGTATGTTCGTGTTCACAGTGCTCTCACACTGGTTTTCAGTTTGCTTGCTAGATTAATTACACTAAAATGACAACTATATATGACGTTTGTGCGATCACCTTTCAGTAACAACGGACTTATAAATACAACACTTGTCtttcagaaaagaaacaacTAAAAGTATCGTCCTGCTAACGCCAGATTAGCTGGCTACTGCAGTGCTGGTCTCTTCAGTTCTTTGCTGGTTCAGTTTGCATTACTGTCTCGGAATTAAATTGAATATGTGGCTTTATGCAGAGCAATGGTATTCTGTTGCTTTTTAAATCTTGATCTCAAGGTTTTTTCTTAAACAAGAAACATTTGCTAGGGCTTTTGATGgtcttaaaatgttttgttggcTACATGCCTTACTATACTAGCTTTTGCATATTAGTCTTGGTTTGTCAACGTAGATATGTCACTAGTACTTAACTGATATTCTCCATGGCatttaaaattctaaattttAATTCTAAAACTCGGCATCTctataaaacagacattttgctTGTCCCCTGTCCATCTTGCAGATAAGACTATCATCATGTGGAAGCTGACCCGCGATGAGACAAACTATGGTGTCCCTCAGCGTGCCCTGCGTGGACACTCGCACTTTGTCAGTGATGTGGTCATCTCCTCGGACGGGCAATTTGCGCTGTCCGGCTCGTGGGACGGCACACTCCGACTCTGGGACCTCACCACGTGAGTGTGGCGCAGAGATGGGGAAGGCTTGCGCGATCATGGCTACACTGTCACACATGCTGCCAGCTTTCTGTCATCTCTTTCTCAGTTCCACAACTCCTCTTGAACTAAATTAGCAACACTGGCTGTCTTACCGAAAAATGAATTAAGATGATTAGGTGAGGGTAGTGATTGCCTGTGCTGATGAACTGCTGTGTCCGGAAGGTGTTGCGGTACCTGTTGGtgttaaaaaaatcaaacataacattaaaataaaattttttttttaacaggttCAGAAAATGTGTGTCCTAAACATTGAAAGCCTATTTGAGTGTactttgaatgtgtgtttaattgttGATCTGTTCATCCTTAGGGGAACCACAACCCGTCGTTTCGTGGGCCACACTAAGGATGTGCTGAGCGTTGCCTTTTCTGCCGATAACCGCCAGATCGTGTCTGGCTCCCGGGACAAGACCATCAAGCTGTGGAACACCCTGGGTGTCTGCAAATACACCATTCAGGTTAGACCCGCTAAGCTCTTCGAAACTACAGCAGACCCTGTAAGATCTAGTGGAGCCTATTTAACAGCTTGTTGAAGAGTCAACCCAGAGCTCTAAAaagtctccccccccccccccccccccccccccccaatgtaGGATGAGGGCCACACTGAGTGGGTGTCCTGTGTGCGGTTCTcccccaacagcagcaaccccATCATTGTATCCTGTGGCTGGGACAAGTTGGTCAAGGTGAGAACAGGTTTAATGCAATTAAGAGCATTTTGctaaaagaattttttttaagtgcacaGAGAACTGGCCTGAGTTGGTGCAGTATAACTGAAAATTAATtgagaaatttaaaaaagaatcaTTTGAATGGCAGGCGTCTCTGTAAGGTGCCTTTTTTGAATCGGTGTAATGTTTGCCCTCATCCTCAGGTTTGGAACCTGGCGAACTGCAAGTTGAAGACCAACCACATCGGGCACACTGGCTTCCTGAACACAGTCACTGTCTCCCCTGATGGGTCCCTTTGTGCTTCTGGTGGAAAGGTAACACTTTCCTGTAAAGAGATCAGATATGGCTTTCGCTTCAGTGTTGCATTCATGCAAACTATATGCAAAGGCTTTTGGGAGGGCGAGTATAAGTCACAACCACACGTTCCAGTTAATTTGAGCTTCTTTGTCTGCT
This is a stretch of genomic DNA from Electrophorus electricus isolate fEleEle1 chromosome 6, fEleEle1.pri, whole genome shotgun sequence. It encodes these proteins:
- the LOC113571302 gene encoding guanine nucleotide-binding protein subunit beta-2-like 1, whose protein sequence is MTEQMTLRGTLKGHSGWVTQIATTPQFPDMILSASRDKTIIMWKLTRDETNYGVPQRALRGHSHFVSDVVISSDGQFALSGSWDGTLRLWDLTTGTTTRRFVGHTKDVLSVAFSADNRQIVSGSRDKTIKLWNTLGVCKYTIQDEGHTEWVSCVRFSPNSSNPIIVSCGWDKLVKVWNLANCKLKTNHIGHTGFLNTVTVSPDGSLCASGGKDGQAMLWDLNEGKHLYTLDGGDTINALCFSPNRYWLCAATGPSIKIWDLEGKIIVDELRQEVISTSSKAEPPQCTSLAWSADGQTLFAGYTDNLIRVWQVTIGTR